A genomic segment from Sparus aurata chromosome 10, fSpaAur1.1, whole genome shotgun sequence encodes:
- the LOC115589319 gene encoding uncharacterized protein LOC115589319 translates to MTPKLTDRPKNNTVIIAGLAGGILSLLAVCVIATIIYCYCQITKQKTDQDTTPEPSDPAPEEQLLTSEGEPVPSGSHAPPTPDRTGTEERKRGIRTTSKPETLRLKNMGNTRDILLAAETQLIGSHQPIVALVGDDVLLPCHLEPPLDVTTLSVEWRRGSALVHVYRSRGDDPVSQDQNFKGFLSTFIVIIAVIAVIVLVVTGTCLKNKKIG, encoded by the exons ATGACACCCAAAT TGACAGATCGACCAAAGAACAACA CGGTCATCAtagctggtcttgctggtggtATCCTTTCTCTGCTTGCTGTCTGTGTCATTGCTACCATTATATACTGTTATTGTCAAATTACCA AGCAAAAAACAGATCAGG acaCTACACCAGAGCCAAGTGATCCTG CCCCTGAGGAGCAGCTGCTGACCAGTGAGGGAGAACCGGTGCCAAGCGGCAGTCATGCGCCTCCAACACCAGATCGGACAG GTacagaagaaaggaaaagaggcATAAGGACAACGAGCAAGCCTGAGACTTTGAGACTGAAGAACATGGGAAACACCAGGGACA ttttacttgcagctgaaacacagctGATTGGTTCACATCAACCAATCGTAGCCCTGGTCGGTGATGACGTCCTTCTTCCATGTCACCTGGAGCCTCCACTGGATGTAACAACACTATCAGTGGAATGGAGACGTGGTTCAGCCCTGGTCCACGTCTATAGAAGTAGGGGGGATGATCCAGTTTCTCAGGACCAGAACTTCAAAG GTTTTCTTTCCACGTTTATAGTTATCATTGCTGTCATTGCTGTCATTGTACTTGTTGTTACTGGCACATGTCTGAAGAACAAAAAGATCGGTTAG
- the LOC115589320 gene encoding butyrophilin subfamily 1 member A1-like, translating to MIQLEHHDLWRMMESMFLALLFTCLNPTVLLAAQTQLIGSHQPIVALVGDDVLLPCHLEPAVSVTYETVVWSKAGLEPKYVYYHHDGRQLFEKQNPSYSLRTRLFRDELPRGNVSMKIFKVELSDAGTYKCSLPAMKKEAEVELIVGQSDVIGSDQPVKVLVSDDIILPCHLEPPLDVTTLSVEWRRGPALVHVYRNRRDDPVSQDQNFKGRTSLFQDEMTRGNISLKLTNVTEQDAGNYTCSVPKLQRSSVTLVGERQTSDHSAVGDDEEKQFLKPPWTDNSTTNKLTIEMAEVKTELHEKEEKILQQ from the exons ATGATTCAGTTGGAGCATCATGATCTGTGGAGGATGATGGAGTCAATGTTTCTGGCTTTGCTGTTCACCTGTCTGAACCCTACAG ttttacttgcagctcaaacacagctgattgGTTCACATCAACCAATCGTAGCCCTGGTCGGTGATGATGTTCTTCTTCCATGTCACCTTGAACCTGCAGTCAGTGTCACTTATGAGACAGTGGTGTGGTCCAAAGCAGGTTTGGAGCCAAAGTACGTCTACTATCACCACGATGGACGACAGCTGTTTGAGAAACAAAATCCATCTTATTCTTTACGCACAAGACTGTTTAGGGATGAGCTGCCGAGAGGAAACGTCTCCATGAAAATATTTAAAGTGGAACTGTCTGATGCTGGAACCTACAAATGTTCTCTGCCTGCAATGAAGAAGGAAGCTGAGGTGGAACTTATTGTTG GACAGTctgatgtgattggctcagaccAACCAGTTAAAGTACTGgtcagtgatgacatcatcctgcCATGTCACCTGGAGCCTCCACTGGATGTAACAACACTATCAGTGGAGTGGAGACGTGGTCCAGCCCTGGTCCACGTCTATAGAAACAGGAGGGATGATCCAGTTTCTCAGGACCAGAACTTCAAAGGTAGAACTTCTCTCTTCCAAGATGAGATGAccagaggaaacatttctctaaaactgACCAACGTCACTGAGCAGGATGCAGGAAATTACACCTGCTCTGTTCCCAAACTGCAAAGAAGCTCCGTTACACTTGTTG GAGAAAGACAAACGTCTGATCACAGTGCAGTcggtgatgatgaagagaaacagtTCCTGAAGCCTCCCTGGACTGACAACAGCACCACTAACAAGCTGACCATAGAGATGGCTGAGGTCAAGACAGAGCTGcatgagaaagaggagaagatcCTCCAACAATAG